A stretch of the Clostridium botulinum genome encodes the following:
- the thiC gene encoding phosphomethylpyrimidine synthase ThiC, protein MNYTTQMDAAKRGIVTKEMEIVCKKENMEISKLMSLVASGKVAIPANKNHKSLSAEGVGQGLKTKINVNLGISKDCCDVEKEFEKVKTAIDMNAEAIMDLSCYGKTEDFRKKLVDYAPSMIGTVPMYDAIGFYDKELKDITAEELLNVVEKHAKDGVDFMTIHCGINRETAEIFKRNRRLTNLVSRGGSLLFAWMQLNNKENPFYEHFDKVLDICEKYDVTISLGDACRPGCIQDSTDPSQIKELITLGELTKRAWERNVQIIIEGPGHMSLDEIKANMLLEKKLCHGAPFYVLGPIVTDIAPGYDHITSAIGGAIAASCGADFLCYVTPAEHLRLPNLEDMKEGIIATKIAAHAADIAKGIKGAREWDNKMSKARRDLDWSTMFDLAIDPEKAKRYRAESTPEDEHTCTMCGKMCAVRNMNKVMDGKNINILREDD, encoded by the coding sequence GTGAATTACACAACACAAATGGATGCTGCTAAACGTGGTATAGTAACTAAAGAAATGGAGATTGTATGCAAAAAAGAAAATATGGAAATTAGTAAATTAATGTCTCTAGTTGCTTCTGGTAAAGTTGCAATACCAGCTAATAAAAATCATAAGTCTTTAAGTGCAGAAGGCGTTGGACAAGGATTAAAAACTAAAATTAATGTTAATCTTGGTATTTCTAAAGACTGCTGTGATGTAGAAAAAGAATTTGAAAAAGTTAAAACAGCTATAGACATGAATGCTGAAGCTATAATGGATCTTAGCTGTTATGGAAAAACTGAAGACTTTAGAAAAAAGCTAGTAGATTATGCTCCTTCTATGATTGGAACCGTTCCTATGTATGACGCTATAGGTTTTTACGATAAGGAACTTAAAGATATAACTGCTGAAGAATTACTTAATGTTGTAGAAAAACATGCTAAAGACGGCGTTGACTTCATGACAATACACTGTGGAATAAATCGTGAAACAGCAGAAATATTTAAGAGAAATAGAAGACTTACTAACCTAGTTTCTAGAGGTGGAAGTTTACTTTTTGCATGGATGCAATTAAACAATAAAGAAAATCCTTTTTATGAGCACTTTGATAAAGTACTTGATATATGTGAAAAATATGATGTTACAATAAGTTTAGGTGATGCTTGTCGTCCTGGATGTATACAAGATTCTACTGACCCTAGTCAAATAAAAGAACTAATAACTTTAGGGGAACTTACTAAACGTGCTTGGGAAAGAAATGTACAAATTATAATCGAAGGTCCTGGACATATGTCATTAGATGAAATTAAGGCTAATATGCTACTTGAGAAAAAATTATGTCATGGTGCTCCTTTCTATGTTTTAGGACCTATAGTAACAGACATAGCTCCTGGATACGACCATATTACAAGTGCTATTGGTGGTGCTATTGCAGCTTCATGTGGAGCAGATTTCCTATGCTATGTAACTCCTGCTGAACATTTAAGATTACCTAATCTTGAAGATATGAAAGAAGGAATAATTGCTACAAAGATAGCTGCTCATGCTGCTGATATAGCTAAAGGAATTAAAGGTGCAAGAGAATGGGATAACAAAATGAGTAAGGCTAGACGTGATTTAGATTGGAGTACTATGTTTGATCTTGCAATAGATCCTGAAAAAGCTAAACGTTATAGAGCAGAATCAACTCCTGAAGATGAACATACTTGCACTATGTGTGGTAAGATGTGTGCTGTTAGAAACATGAATAAAGTTATGGACGGTAAAAATATTAACATTTTACGAGAAGATGATTAA
- a CDS encoding peptidoglycan DD-metalloendopeptidase family protein: MGNYNSQYENYYRGFVNKNNNRINKERAYNGHNKLINSSKSRKKIVTRRIIQDLLGVFIMLVFVIVCKFIVTPQTTAAYSYCKDVVNTNVDYKKFITKVKTIEKGKSVQDTMVDLIDKAKAKFMGGETIKQKIKEKFTLPTNGDIKNNRDGLHLQVSYEGKILASYDGIIKECGCNNEVGNYILIDHGSGLESEYYSLNDVVVKKGEKVKKGDIIAENHSQDEKKYIGFKILFMGQSKGLERILGNKN, encoded by the coding sequence ATGGGAAATTATAATTCTCAATATGAGAATTATTATAGAGGTTTTGTTAATAAAAATAATAATAGGATTAATAAAGAAAGAGCATACAATGGACATAATAAATTAATTAATAGTAGTAAAAGTAGAAAAAAAATTGTAACTAGAAGGATAATTCAAGATTTATTAGGGGTTTTCATAATGCTTGTTTTTGTAATTGTATGTAAATTTATAGTAACTCCACAAACTACAGCAGCATATAGTTATTGTAAAGATGTTGTTAATACAAATGTTGATTATAAAAAATTTATAACTAAAGTTAAAACAATAGAAAAAGGCAAAAGTGTACAAGATACGATGGTAGATTTAATAGATAAAGCTAAAGCTAAGTTTATGGGTGGAGAAACTATAAAACAAAAGATAAAAGAAAAATTTACACTACCTACTAATGGAGATATAAAGAATAACCGAGATGGACTACATCTACAAGTAAGTTATGAAGGAAAAATTTTAGCAAGTTATGATGGGATAATAAAAGAATGTGGTTGTAATAATGAAGTTGGAAATTATATTTTAATAGACCATGGTTCAGGATTAGAAAGCGAATATTATAGTTTGAATGATGTAGTAGTGAAAAAAGGAGAAAAAGTAAAAAAAGGAGATATTATAGCTGAAAATCATAGCCAAGATGAAAAAAAATATATAGGCTTTAAGATATTATTTATGGGTCAAAGTAAAGGGTTAGAAAGAATTTTAGG